One window of Pyrus communis chromosome 12, drPyrComm1.1, whole genome shotgun sequence genomic DNA carries:
- the LOC137710873 gene encoding uncharacterized protein isoform X1, with translation MMLKNKFLPSVRGWWPHSGIIAVVVLLALICCCRPVATSDVKNMESDHKDGVCWTRVGQPCPLKCAFELFDTKFLNNTKMLEIVRGQKEFNLPIITANRKLVASEDGGLRNPSYLVFNSGWGREQSQHATKKFNYPSLSGIKKPRSEEDIAFMSVLELGELIRTKQITSKELTRIFLKRLKRYNHVLEAVVTYTEELAYKQAKEADQLLAKGVYLGPLHGIPYGLKDIIAVPQYKTTWGSSSFKNQVLDIEAWVYKRLKAAGAVLVAKLVSGSLAYDDIWFGGRTRNPWNIEEFSTGSSAGPAACTSAGMVPFAIGSETAGSVTYPAARCGVTALRPTFGTTGRTGVMSISESLDKLGPFCRSAADCAIVLDAIRGKDPDDLSSRDIPLGDPFSVDIKKLTVGYLEDAEMEVVHILASEGVKMIPFKLNYTVDSVQGILNFTMDVDMLAHFDEWQRSRHDDVYEAQEQWPTELRRARVIPAVDYVQAQRARGKLIREVKESFTVDAFIGNATDWERVCLGNLVGIPVIVVPTGFKSISNPPHSNHSRRRTTITTGIYAPPERDHIALALAMAFQSVTNHHKQRPPIDNLGPSDPIQSLPK, from the exons GAGAGTGATCACAAGGATGGTGTGTGTTGGACGAGAGTTGGTCAACCTTGCCCCCTCAAATGTGCATTTGAGTTGTTTGACACCAAATTCTTGAATAACACAAAG ATGCTGGAGATTGTGAGGGGTCAAAAGGAGTTTAACCTCCCCATAATCACAGCTAATAGAAAATTAGTTGCTTCCGAGGATGGAGGTTTGCGTAACCCGTCTTATTTGGTATTCAATTCTGGATGGGGCAGGGAACAGTCTCAGCATGCCACTAAAAAGTTCAATTATCCTTCTCTTTCCGGCATCAAAAAACCGAGAAGTGAAGAAGATATCGCCTTTATGAGT GTTCTTGAATTAGGAGAGCTCATTAGAACAAAGCAAATTACGTCGAAGGAGCTTACGAGAATTTTTCTGAAAAGACTGAAAAG GTACAATCATGTTCTTGAGGCTGTGGTGACATATACAGAAGAGTTAGCATACAAGCAAGCAAAAGAGGCTGATCAATTGCTTGCCAAAGGAGTGTATTTGG GTCCTCTGCATGGGATTCCTTATGGATTGAAGGATATAATTGCAGTACCGCAATACAAAACAACGTGGGGTTCCAGTAGTTTCAAAAATCAAGTTCTTGACATTGAAGCTTGGGTTTACAAGAG GCTGAAGGCTGCAGGGGCAGTTCTCGTCGCGAAGCTTGTTTCCGGATCACTTGCATATGATGACATCTGGTTTGGTGGTCGAACAAGGAACCCTTGGAATATTGAGGAGTTCTCCACAGGTTCATCAGCCGGCCCTGCTGCCTGCACTTCAGCAG GTATGGTTCCATTCGCAATCGGATCAGAAACAGCTGGATCTGTGACCTACCCTGCTGCACGCTGTGGTGTGACAGCATTGCGCCCAACGTTTGGCACTACTGGGCGAACTGGTGTAATGAGCATATCGGAAAGCTTG GACAAGCTTGGACCTTTCTGTCGAAGCGCCGCAGACTGTGCCATTGTTCTGGATGCCATTAGAGGAAAGGACCCAGATGATCTTTCGTCGAGAGACATTCCTCTTGGCGATCCGTTTTCGGTTGACATTAAAAAACTTACAGTTGGATATTTAGAAGATGCTGAGATGGAG GTTGTTCATATTCTTGCATCAGAAGGTGTAAAAATGATCCCTTTCAAGCTTAACTACACAGTTGATTCTGTTCAAGGCATCCTAAATTTTACCATGGACGTCGACATGTTGGCTCACTTTGATGAATGGCAGCGCTCCCGCCATGATGATGTTTACGAAGCTCAAGAACAGTGGCCTACTGAACTCCGCCGTGCACGTGTAATTCCTGCAGTTGATTATGTACAAGCTCAAAGAGCAAGGGGGAAGTTAATCCGCGAAGTAAAAGAAAGTTTTACCGTGGATGCGTTCATTGGCAATGCAACTGACTGGGAGAGAGTTTGTTTGGGAAATCTTGTTGGTATACCTGTAATTGTTGTTCCAACAGGGTTTAAAAGCATATCAAATCCACCTCATAGCAACCATAGTCGAAGAAGAACCACGATCACCACCGGCATTTATGCTCCTCCTGAGCGTGACCATATT GCTCTAGCACTAGCTATGGCTTTCCAATCCGTCACCAATCACCACAAGCAACGGCCTCCGATCGATAATCTTGGACCAAGTGATCCAATCCAAAGTCTTCCCAAATGA
- the LOC137710873 gene encoding uncharacterized protein isoform X2, which yields MSVLELGELIRTKQITSKELTRIFLKRLKRYNHVLEAVVTYTEELAYKQAKEADQLLAKGVYLGPLHGIPYGLKDIIAVPQYKTTWGSSSFKNQVLDIEAWVYKRLKAAGAVLVAKLVSGSLAYDDIWFGGRTRNPWNIEEFSTGSSAGPAACTSAGMVPFAIGSETAGSVTYPAARCGVTALRPTFGTTGRTGVMSISESLDKLGPFCRSAADCAIVLDAIRGKDPDDLSSRDIPLGDPFSVDIKKLTVGYLEDAEMEVVHILASEGVKMIPFKLNYTVDSVQGILNFTMDVDMLAHFDEWQRSRHDDVYEAQEQWPTELRRARVIPAVDYVQAQRARGKLIREVKESFTVDAFIGNATDWERVCLGNLVGIPVIVVPTGFKSISNPPHSNHSRRRTTITTGIYAPPERDHIALALAMAFQSVTNHHKQRPPIDNLGPSDPIQSLPK from the exons ATGAGT GTTCTTGAATTAGGAGAGCTCATTAGAACAAAGCAAATTACGTCGAAGGAGCTTACGAGAATTTTTCTGAAAAGACTGAAAAG GTACAATCATGTTCTTGAGGCTGTGGTGACATATACAGAAGAGTTAGCATACAAGCAAGCAAAAGAGGCTGATCAATTGCTTGCCAAAGGAGTGTATTTGG GTCCTCTGCATGGGATTCCTTATGGATTGAAGGATATAATTGCAGTACCGCAATACAAAACAACGTGGGGTTCCAGTAGTTTCAAAAATCAAGTTCTTGACATTGAAGCTTGGGTTTACAAGAG GCTGAAGGCTGCAGGGGCAGTTCTCGTCGCGAAGCTTGTTTCCGGATCACTTGCATATGATGACATCTGGTTTGGTGGTCGAACAAGGAACCCTTGGAATATTGAGGAGTTCTCCACAGGTTCATCAGCCGGCCCTGCTGCCTGCACTTCAGCAG GTATGGTTCCATTCGCAATCGGATCAGAAACAGCTGGATCTGTGACCTACCCTGCTGCACGCTGTGGTGTGACAGCATTGCGCCCAACGTTTGGCACTACTGGGCGAACTGGTGTAATGAGCATATCGGAAAGCTTG GACAAGCTTGGACCTTTCTGTCGAAGCGCCGCAGACTGTGCCATTGTTCTGGATGCCATTAGAGGAAAGGACCCAGATGATCTTTCGTCGAGAGACATTCCTCTTGGCGATCCGTTTTCGGTTGACATTAAAAAACTTACAGTTGGATATTTAGAAGATGCTGAGATGGAG GTTGTTCATATTCTTGCATCAGAAGGTGTAAAAATGATCCCTTTCAAGCTTAACTACACAGTTGATTCTGTTCAAGGCATCCTAAATTTTACCATGGACGTCGACATGTTGGCTCACTTTGATGAATGGCAGCGCTCCCGCCATGATGATGTTTACGAAGCTCAAGAACAGTGGCCTACTGAACTCCGCCGTGCACGTGTAATTCCTGCAGTTGATTATGTACAAGCTCAAAGAGCAAGGGGGAAGTTAATCCGCGAAGTAAAAGAAAGTTTTACCGTGGATGCGTTCATTGGCAATGCAACTGACTGGGAGAGAGTTTGTTTGGGAAATCTTGTTGGTATACCTGTAATTGTTGTTCCAACAGGGTTTAAAAGCATATCAAATCCACCTCATAGCAACCATAGTCGAAGAAGAACCACGATCACCACCGGCATTTATGCTCCTCCTGAGCGTGACCATATT GCTCTAGCACTAGCTATGGCTTTCCAATCCGTCACCAATCACCACAAGCAACGGCCTCCGATCGATAATCTTGGACCAAGTGATCCAATCCAAAGTCTTCCCAAATGA